From Pyrenophora tritici-repentis strain M4 chromosome 1, whole genome shotgun sequence, the proteins below share one genomic window:
- a CDS encoding PotE, Amino acid transporter, translated as MASSETTPLLRQESTTSYAPDEEHEEPTAPRSTFARNLGALDGFALLISIVIGSGVFSSPGPIDANVPSPGAGLIIWLVGGILAWTGALTMAELGTAFPGEGGIQPYLSYIYGDVFGYMAAWSWVVATMPATLAILSIVFVESIYSSLGVNEPDPPMTHKLLSLLVLVCVTTMNSISTKTSTRLSSFFVAIKLLTILLLIIAGLVVVFVFVGKSKDLGGGDWHQCNWFSPRNTVLPDGSLFDWTKVTTWESLGFYSTALYGALWAYSGWDKANYVAAELRSPSRQLPLSINTAIPTIILCYVAANAVYYVLLPWEVVSTTDAAAVTAVTYFLGKSVAYFATALICLVIAGSALGNSFVAGRMTVAASNNSWFPHVLGTVGCIGTFKLSKASEANEPTNLAMDNGESPINALILNTVLSAVYILLGNMRILLTLNGLAEYAFFFLTVLGAIILRFREPDLPRPVKPFIVIPILFAVISGFVVVRGAVFAPIQAAILVGIWMCGVVFYCVRLWFLGKRSRRSH; from the exons ATGGCATCTTCGGAAACAACACCCCTTTTGCGTCAAGAATCGACCACTTCATATGCCCCGGATGAAGAACATGAAGAACCTACGGCGCCTCGAAGTACATTTGCGCGCAATCTCGGTGCACTGGATGGGTTTGCGCTCCTGATAAGCATCGTCATCGGCTCAGGCGTCTTTTCGTCACCCGGTCCCATTGACGCGAATGTTCCCTCACCCGGCGCAGGACTCATCATCTGGCTTGTTGGTGGCATACTGGCATGGACTGGTGCGCTCACCATGGCGGAATTGGGCACCGCATTTCCGGGCGAAGGTGGGATCCAACCTTATCTGTCGTATATCTATGGCGATGTGTTTGGGTATATGGCTGCTTGGTCGTGGGTCGTTGCAACTATGCCAGCAACTCTTGCTATCCTTAGCATTGTGTTTGTAGAGTCTATCTACTCCAGCCTGGGTGTAAATGAGCCTGACCCACCCATGACGCATAAACTGTTGTCATTGCTTGTTCTGGTCTGTGTAACGACTATGAACTCCATCAGCACTAAGACGAGCACTCGCCTGTCCAGCTTCTTTGTTGCCATTAAGCTGCTTACAATATTACTCCTCATCATAGCTGGCCTCGTTGTGGTCTTCGTGTTCGTTGGAAAGAGCAAGGACCTGGGGGGTGGCGACTGGCACCAATGCAATTGGTTTTCGCCAAGGAATACTGTACTACCTGACGGGTCTCTGTTCGACTGGACGAAAGTTACCACGTGGGAGTCACTCGGCTTCTATAGCACGGCCCTATACGGGGCACTGTGGGCATACTCTGGTTGGGACAAAGCCAATTACGTCGCCGCCGAACTGCGAAGTCCCAGCCGTCAACTACCTCTCTCCATTAACACAGCCATACCGACTATCATACTTTGTTATGTCGCGGCCAACGCTGTTTACTACGTGCTGCTTCCTTGGGAAGTAGTATCAACGACCGATGCTGCAGCAGTA ACTGCAGTCACATACTTTCTTGGCAAGTCCGTTGCCTACTTCGCCACGGCGCTTATTTGTCTTGTCATTGCAGGATCGGCGCTTGGTAATTCTTTCGTTGCGGGAAGAATGACTGTCGCAGCGTCGAACAATAGCTGGTTCCCACATGTGTTGGGAACTGTAGGGTGTATTGGTACCTTCAAGCTCAGCAAGGCTAGCGAGGCAAATGAGCCTACAAATTTGGCCATGGATAATGGCGAGTCACCAAT CAACGCCCTCATCCTCAATACCGTCCTATCCGCTGTATACATTCTACTTGGGAACATGCGTATACTCTTGACACTCAACGGACTCGCCGAATACGCGTTCTTCTTCCTAACAGTACTTGGCGCTATCATTCTACGTTTTCGGGAACCGGATCTGCCGCGGCCAGTAAAACCCTTCATCGTCATCCCCATATTATTTGCTGTGATCAGTGGCTTCGTCGTAGTAAGGGGCGCTGTTTTTGCACCCATACAGGCTGCCATACTCGTGGGGATCTGGATGTGCGGTGTCGTATTCTATTGTGTCCGTCTGTGGTTCTTAGGAAAGAGGAGTAGGAGATCGCATTGA
- a CDS encoding HET domain containing protein: MALNHVPLTWTDDQQAVFARRKKIRELICTNYSGPQRALQASLNEFRNWTPDEVAALFHDYPPLPDRRLYPLGPEARYPPPGNKRYVELAGKVALMGIANTLALVTSPLTMPRMTKAKRKEAISGILEVNKEVISSSLFVSTTLDLMEEAGRRRQALCVNKWGQFRILSSSYAAISHVWAETMGLQFNDEKVQQDERGLLMSHFNQIMSKALQCGYEWIWLDLLAIPKKTNPGSSDFRLSQVKNIVINSLDSVYRNADAAIVLDSFALNLPSADPLRVAPALVCGLWLTRIWTYQEAKLAKKALIVTATSVVSLDNIRSALQAQAQVDRARWDSLCKTFERLQPVYESGINLADIALSSTNRNTENDIDYARGFYALLGLQWHKDWNYEDGIRHMYHSRPQEVAMLASMHNLRGLAQPFSWAPRYLARQQGQSQDAFFYKFNGTGLVGPWYTAMVRERVHTGFYGAAEAEAEEDHKLALQLRIDTMSGASVLATLVTWDVKWTPELVTWVELIPTGTARIICSHTMASYEGESFRSVLLARQKPQDSPAQAFGDVFASAILVGGYIEAPQVQWLLT; the protein is encoded by the coding sequence ATGGCTCTGAACCACGTTCCTCTGACTTGGACCGACGATCAACAAGCTGTCTTCGCTAGAAGAAAGAAGATACGAGAACTGATATGTACGAATTACTCGGGACCGCAGCGAGCTCTCCAAGCTTCTCTCAATGAGTTTCGCAATTGGACTCCTGATGAAGTGGCTGCGCTATTCCATGACTATCCACCGCTACCGGATCGACGGCTGTATCCTCTGGGGCCTGAGGCTCGCTATCCACCACCAGGAAACAAACGCTATGTCGAGTTGGCCGGCAAAGTGGCACTAATGGGTATCGCGAATACATTGGCGCTCGTTACCTCGCCCTTGACCATGCCCCGGATGACAAAAGCGAAACGAAAGGAAGCGATATCTGGAATCTTAGAGGTAAATAAGGAGGTGATAAGCTCCTCACTCTTTGTATCGACAACTCTCGATCTTATGGAAGAAGCTGGACGACGGAGACAAGCTCTATGCGTAAACAAGTGGGGACAGTTTAGAATACTCAGTTCGTCCTACGCAGCTATCTCGCACGTTTGGGCAGAGACCATGGGCTTGCAATTCAACGACGAAAAGGTTCAGCAAGATGAGCGAGGCCTCCTGATGTCACACTTCAACCAGATAATGAGCAAGGCGCTTCAGTGTGGTTATGAGTGGATATGGCTGGACTTGTTGGCTATCCCGAAGAAGACAAACCCCGGCAGTAGCGATTTTCGCTTGTCACAAGTCAAAAATATTGTCATCAACAGCCTTGATTCAGTGTATCGCAATGCAGACGCGGCCATTGTACTGGATTCCTTTGCTCTGAACCTCCCTTCTGCGGATCCTTTGCGGGTCGCTCCAGCTCTAGTGTGCGGGTTGTGGTTGACGCGTATTTGGACATATCAAGAAGCAAAGTTAGCCAAGAAGGCGTTGATAGTGACAGCTACGAGCGTGGTTAGCCTCGACAACATACGATCTGCTCTTCAAGCGCAAGCTCAAGTTGACCGGGCAAGATGGGACTCACTTTGCAAAACCTTTGAGAGACTACAGCCAGTTTATGAGAGTGGAATCAATCTTGCAGACATTGCACTGTCCTCGACAAATCGCAACACTGAGAATGATATCGACTATGCGCGTGGCTTCTACGCATTGCTCGGACTGCAGTGGCATAAAGATTGGAACTACGAAGATGGCATCCGACACATGTACCATTCGCGACCGCAAGAAGTAGCAATGCTGGCTTCGATGCATAATCTACGTGGCCTTGCACAGCCATTTTCTTGGGCTCCAAGATATCTTGCTCGGCAACAGGGCCAGAGTCAAGATGCGTTCTTTTACAAGTTCAATGGTACCGGGCTTGTTGGACCTTGGTATACAGCAATGGTGCGAGAACGGGTTCACACTGGGTTCTATGGCGCCGCCGAAGCGGAAGCAGAAGAAGACCACAAACTGGCCCTACAGCTTCGTATTGACACCATGTCAGGCGCGTCTGTCTTGGCCACGCTGGTGACATGGGACGTGAAATGGACTCCTGAGCTGGTCACATGGGTGGAGCTCATACCTACGGGTACCGCGAGAATCATTTGCTCCCATACAATGGCCTCCTATGAGGGAGAAAGTTTCCGGTCCGTTTTACTTGCGAGGCAGAAGCCTCAAGATTCTCCCGCCCAGGCTTTTGGCGATGTCTTTGCGAGCGCAATCTTGGTCGGTGGGTATATTGAAGCACCTCAGGTTCAGTGGTTACTAACCTAA
- a CDS encoding CysI, Sulfite reductase, beta subunit (hemoprotein), with protein sequence MASVSTAGEAVARIAHLTSDVIVSVVPSLTTESEFSEALRGLQKHNAPSVVCKTQPEILTVRQNADPLLSVFQPIRAGKLTSVTTTSSILVKSIPHLYKLAQYPVVLHVSVAPSGYPDFSDITSIRQCGFAFIQSETLQELQDLALTAHALAIKSGKGVIHFFDAGATAFKKAVEVEDADLVRSVIDLDAVAAYQNSKSDETTLYADDGRSSTLSFARSQVVNAVPTAVPATAPEQAKSLPVSERNSQRGDSSSGSSHRDASTSAASASSATTVESLVSKPVSSEDIYRFATQIWGTIKDITGRSYDAFAFSGTGTEEAAIFLFGADTAVFATELDSVEETKAYANTAIITARLYRPWLGASLAPMLPRSLKRIAVLEQVRRKTTRWGPVLLDLLMSLKSTGGASPVVVGYQLGYINEETVAQAMRGVFQNLMSETPVQNLVIGNLDGPQAQAVKAEQPGLENAYMKILNQIFGDKLHIANQLGSQHAGVSNDISATPEYGFGSLVARKEHRKRLVDEAAAAAKGNDFTTPASQQWLSKWALNADDGDKSDEIAPEVIARLSTDGSPIANKLLSSKKLFYKESPWLVGSDAWAYDLGNSGVHHVLASGENVNMLIVDSTPYSERAAADAARRKKDIGLYAMNFGNAYVASVAVYSSYTQVLEAMIEADKFDGPSVVLAYLPYEKENDTPLTVLQETKKAVDLGYWPLYRWNPRAEEKGEDNFKLDSERIKKELEEFLSRDNYMSQVMKRHPEFSSNISGSYGTEVRQLQKRKAKDAYSKLLEGLQGDPMTILFASDNGNAENLAKRLGNRGKARGLKTMVMAMDDFPIEDLPNEQNVILMTSVAGQGEFPQNGRTFWETVKDSTDLDLATVNFGVFGLGDSHYWPRKEDKIYYNKPAKDLHARLLALGGKPMVDCGLGDDQDPDAYQTAYADWEPKLWEKLGVANVENLPEEPAPLTNEDMKAASNFLRGTIEEGLADTSTGAISASDQQLTKFHGTYMQDDRDLRDERKAQGLEPAYSFMIRCRLPGGVSTPKQWLQMDEISTKLGNETMKLTTRQTFQFHGVVKGKLKPAMQAINKALMTTIAACGDVNRNVMCSSLPTQSKYHAQVQTIAQKISDHLLPSTTAYHEIWLEDDETKQKRKIAGEAVQDHEPLYGPLYLPRKFKITIAIPPHNDTDVYAHDIGLIAIKGEDGNLEGFNLLAGGGMGVTHNNKKTYPRTGTMFGYVSTDQVHLVCEKIMLVQRDHGDRKNRKHARLKYTIDDMGVDVFIGKVEELWGQKFAEPKPFKFQSNIDTFGWQKDETGLNHFTLFIENGRIEDTADFPMKTGLIEVAKAHKGEFRLTGNQHLILANVADEDLPAMKELLKKWKLDNTNFSGMRLSSSACVAFPTCGLAMAESERYLPELISKLEGTLEESGLRQDSIVMRMTGCPNGCARPWLAEVAFVGKAYGAYNMYLGGGYHGQRLNKLYRSSIKEEEILEIMQPMIKQYARERNEGEHFGDFVIRKGYINETTHGTNFHDNTAEQESDAE encoded by the exons ATGGCGTCTGTCTCGACTGCAGGAGAGGCTG TGGCCCGAATTGCCCACTTGACCTCCGACGTGATTGTGTCGGTCGTGCCTTCTTTGACGACCGAATCCGAGTTCTCCGAGGCACTGCGCGGACTCCAAAAGCACAATGCGCCCAGCGTTGTCTGCAAGACGCAGCCAGAG ATCCTCACTGTCCGCCAAAACGCGGATCCGCTCCTTTCAGTCTTCCAGCCCATTCGCGCAGGCAAACTCACCAGCGTGACCACGACCTCGTCCATCCTCGTAAAATCGATACCGCACCTCTACAAACTCGCCCAATACCCCGTTGTCCTTCATGTGTCGGTGGCACCTTCAGGTTACCCCGACTTCTCCGACATCACCTCCATCAGACAGTGCGGATTCGCCTTCATTCAGTCGGAGACACTACAGGAATTGCAGGATCTTGCTTTGACAGCCCATGCTTTGGCTATCAAGTCTGGCAAGGGTGTCATTCACTTCTTCGATGCTGGCGCAACCGCCTTTAAGAAGGCTGTTGAGGTGGAAGATGCCGATCTGGTGCGAAGTGTCATCGACTTAGACGCGGTCGCGGCTTACCAGAACTCGAAATCGGATGAGACGACTCTATATGCAGACGACGGCAGGTCATCTACCTTGTCCTTTGCTCGGAGCCAAGTCGTGAACGCTGTCCCAACAGCAGTGCCAGCAACTGCTCCTGAGCAGGCCAAGTCGCTTCCAGTGTCAGAGAGGAACAGCCAGCGAGGTGATTCTTCTTCAGGCTCATCACACCGCGATGCCAGTACTAGCGCTGCGTCTGCCTCTTCCGCAACTACCGTAGAGTCGTTGGTGTCGAAGCCTGTCTCTTCTGAGGACATCTACCGATTTGCCACACAGATTTGGGGAACCATCAAGGACATAACCGGACGAAGCTACGACGCATTTGCTTTCTCCGGAACAGGCACTGAGGAGGCGGCCATTTTCCTCTTTGGTGCCGACACTGCCGTCTTCGCCACTGAACTTGACAGTGTCGAGGAGACCAAGGCCTATGCCAACACAGCCATCATCACAGCGCGGTTGTACCGTCCCTGGCTGGGCGCATCGCTTGCACCCATGCTACCTCGCTCGCTCAAGAGAATCGCCGTGCTTGAGCAAGTACGGAGAAAGACCACTAGATGGGGACCTGTTCTCCTCGACCTGCTCATGTCCTTGAAGTCAACTGGTGGCGCGTCACCCGTTGTTGTTGGATATCAGTTGGGATACATCAACGAGGAGACCGTCGCCCAAGCAATGCGTGGTGTGTTCCAGAATCTCATGAGTGAGACACCAGTACAGAATCTTGTCATCGGCAACCTCGATGGACCACAAGCACAGGCCGTCAAGGCTGAACAACCAGGGTTAGAGAATGCCTACATGAAGATCTTGAACCAGATCTTTGGTGACAAACTTCATATCGCTAACCAGCTTGGTTCACAGCACGCTGGCGTTTCCAACGACATCTCCGCCACCCCAGAATATGGATTTGGTTCCCTAGTAGCACGCAAGGAGCACCGGAAGCGACTGGTAGATGAGGCTGCGGCTGCAGCAAAGGGCAATGACTTCACCACACCCGCATCGCAGCAGTGGCTCTCAAAATGGGCACTCAACGCTGATGACGGTGACAAGTCTGACGAGATTGCCCCTGAAGTCATTGCTCGCTTGAGCACTGATGGCTCGCCCATCGCCAACAAGCTTTTGTCGTCAAAAAAGCTTTTCTACAAGGAGTCTCCATGGTTAGTCGGATCGGATGCTTGGGCATACGATCTTGGAAACTCTGGTGTACATCACGTCCTGGCATCCGGCGAAAACGTCAACATGCTCATTGTCGACTCAACCCCTTACTCTGAGCGTGCTGCCGCTGATGCGGCGAGGCGGAAGAAGGACATCGGTCTATATGCGATGAACTTTGGTAACGCATACGTAGCTTCAGTTGCGGTATACAGCTCCTACACTCAGGTTCTGGAGGCCATGATTGAGGCCGACAAGTTCGACGGACCTTCCGTTGTCCTTGCGTACTTGCCGTATGAGAAGGAAAATGATACACCTCTCACTGTTCTTCAAGAGACGAAGAAGGCCGTTGACCTGGGCTACTGGCCATTGTACCGCTGGAATCCCCGAGCAGAGGAGAAGGGCGAAGATAACTTCAAGCTTGACTCCGAACGCATCAAGAAGGAACTGGAGGAATTCCTCTCGCGCGACAACTACATGTCTCAGGTCATGAAGAGACACCCTGAGTTCTCATCAAACATCTCCGGATCCTACGGAACTGAGGTTAGGCAGCTACAGAAGCGCAAGGCCAAGGACGCGTACAGCAAGCTTCTCGAAGGCCTGCAAGGCGACCCAATGACCATTCTTTTCGCTTCCGACAACGGTAACGCTGAGAACCTAGCGAAGCGTCTGGGAAACCGAGGCAAGGCCAGGGGACTCAAGACCATGGTCATGGCCATGGACGACTTCCCGATCGAAGACTTGCCCAACGAGCAGAACGTCATTTTGATGACCAGTGTTGCTGGCCAGGGAGAGTTCCCGCAGAACGGTCGCACTTTCTGGGAAACCGTCAAGGACTCCACTGATCTAGATCTCGCAACAGTGAACTTTGGTGTCTTTGGTCTCGGCGACAGCCACTACTGGCCCCGTAAAGAAGACAAAATCTACTACAACAAGCCCGCCAAGGATCTCCACGCGCGTCTACTTGCCCTTGGCGGTAAGCCCATGGTCGACTGTGGTCTTGGAGATGACCAAGATCCAGACGCTTATCAGACTGCATATGCCGATTGGGAGCCAAAGCTCTGGGAGAAACTTGGCGTTGCCAACGTAGAGAACCTACCAGAGGAGCCAGCGCCGCTTACCAATGAGGACATGAAGGCTGCTTCAAACTTCCTTCGAGGTACTATCGAAGAAGGCCTAGCTGACACCAGCACTGGTGCGATCTCGGCAAGCGACCAACAACTAACCAAGTTCCACGGTACATATATGCAGGATGACCGTGATCTCCGTGACGAGCGCAAAGCACAAGGTCTTGAGCCTGCGTACTCGTTCATGATCCGATGCAGACTTCCTGGTGGTGTTTCTACGCCCAAGCAATGGCTCCAGATGGACGAGATCAGCACGAAGCTTGGAAACGAGACCATGAAGCTCACGACCCGACAAACATTCCAGTTCCACGGCGTTGTAAAAGGAAAGCTCAAGCCAGCTATGCAAGCTATCAACAAGGCCTTGATGACGACTATCGCTGCTTGTGGTGATGTCAACCGAAACGTCATGTGCAGCTCTCTCCCCACACAGTCAAAGTACCACGCCCAGGTCCAAACCATCGCCCAGAAGATCAGTGATCACCTCCTTCCTTCCACCACCGCCTACCACGAGATCTGGCTCGAGGATGACGAGACAAAACAAAAGCGTAAGATTGCCGGTGAAGCTGTCCAAGACCACGAGCCGCTTTACGGACCTCTTTACCTTCCTCGAAAGTTCAAAATCACCATCGCTATCCCTCCTCACAACGACACCGACGTCTATGCTCACGACATTGGTCTCATTGCAATCAAGGGCGAAGATGGAAACCTCGAAGGGTTCAACTTACTTGCCGGTGGTGGTATGGGTGTAACGCACAACAACAAGAAGACTTACCCAAGGACTGGAACCATGTTCGGTTACGTCTCTACCGATCAAGTGCACCTTGTTTGCGAGAAAATCATGCTCGTCCAGCGTGATCACGGCGATCGTAAGAACAGGAAGCATGCGCGTCTCAAGTACACCATCGATGACATGGGTGTTGACGTGTTCATTGGAAAGGTTGAGGAGCTTTGGGGTCAGAAATTTGCTGAGCCCAAGCCTTTCAAGTTCCAAAGCAACATCGACACCTTCGGTTGGCAAAAGGACGAGACTGGCCTCAACCACTTCACCCTTTTCATTGAGAACGGTCGCATCGAGGATACTGCTGACTTCCCTATGAAGACTGGTTTGATTGAAGTGGCCAAGGCACACAAGGGCGAATTCCGGTTGACTGGTAACCAGCATTTGATCCTCGCAAATGTCGCCGACGAGGACTTGCCTGCTATGAAGGAACTACTGAAGAAGTGGAAGCTTGATAACACCAACTTCTCGGGCATGAGGCTATCTAGTTCTGCTTGCGTTGCCTTCCCAACTTGCGGTCTCGCCATGGCTGAGTCGGAACGTTATCTACCTGAGCTTATCTCCAAGCTCGAGGGCACACTTGAAGAGTCCGGTCTTCGCCAAGACAGTATTGTCATGCGTATGACTGGTTGCCCCAACGGCTGCGCGCGTCCATGGCTCGCTGAGGTCGCTTTCGTTGGCAAAGCCTACGGCGCGTACAACATGTACCTTGGTGGTGGCTACCACGGCCAAAGGTTGAACAAGCTGTACAGGAGTTCCATCAAGGAGGAGGAGATCCTAGAGATCATGCAACCAATGATCAAGCAATACGCCAGAGAAAGGAATGAAGGTGAACACTTTGGTGACTTTGTCATCAGAAAGGGTTATATCAATGAGACCACGCACGGCACGAACTTTCACGACAAC ACTGCGGAACAAGAGTCGGATGCAGAGTAA
- a CDS encoding CysH, 3'-phosphoadenosine 5'-phosphosulfate sulfotransferase (PAPS reductase)-FAD synthetase has protein sequence MNTASGFSDPLVTNTPPPFNELCARIDDRISTFLDAKHVSDRIKNVQEQTRTSLEVIAEALERYSLPELSLSYNGGKDCLVLLILYLCGMHRRGLTQTSNPSSNIETAVQCVYIQDAHPFPEVEEFVVHSSKIYSLSLLEYAKPMKAAFADYLKDTPSVKAIFVGTRRTDPHGQHLTHFDPTDSGWPAFVRIHPVIDWHYVDIWTFIRYLNIPYCSLYDLGYTSLGGTTDTHPNPKLVRQPSTQQVPQVGDANNTLKPKFRPAYELVDDYEERLGRDR, from the exons ATGAACACCGCTTCCGGCTTCTCAGATCCCCTTGTCACCAATACCCCGCCACCTTTCAACGAGCTATGCGCACGCATTGATGACCGCATATCCACCTTCCTGGACGCAAAGCATGTATCAGACCGTATCAAAAACGTGCAGGAGCAGACGCGTACATCGCTGGAAGTCATAGCAGAGGCACTGGAAAGATACAG TTTACCAGAACTGTCATTATCCTATAATGGCGGAAAAGACTGTCTTGTTCTGCTCATACTATACCTCTGTGGCATGCACAGGCGAGGCCTGACCCAAACCTCCAACCCGTCGTCCAACATCGAAACCGCCGTACAATGCGTCTACATACAGGACGCGCACCCCTTTCCAGAGGTAGAGGAGTTTGTCGTACATAGCAGCAAGATATATTCACTCTCCCTTTTGGAATACGCAAAACCGATGAAGGCTGCATTTGCAGATTACCTCAAGGATACTCCGTCAGTCAAGGCGATATTCGTAGGAACCCGACGGACAGATCCGCATGGCCAGCACTTGACCCATTTCGACCCAACCGACTCCGGGTGGCCTGCATTCGTACGAATACATCCCGTAATAGACTGGCATTACGTAGATATATGGACG TTCATCCGATACCTCAACATCCCTTATTGCTCCCTATACGATCTTGGCTATACTTCGTTAGGTGGAACTACCGATACGCACCCGAACCCGAAGCTGGTACGGCAGCCATCGACACAACAAGTGCCACAAGTTGGGGATGCGAATAATACACTGAAGCCTAAATTCAGGCCAGCGTATGAACTAGTGGATGATTACGAAGAGCGGTTGGGTAGAGATAGATAG
- a CDS encoding SMI1-KNR4 domain containing protein — MASAPLPLLPWDKSSILSSKQSSDSYKSIQKTAVDLFALGYPEYANQLINTLWKYGHGLEFDYAFAEDTLRCIYYAWDATDTIPSFAKNPSLEKILNGPISGEQNEKRQRVVVEGWTDGLPQDMRERILKGSLRDEDLHITTKRLRSLSDDSDLVPKTDYFTLAALVEVAVLAGRDDVAKELVRHEMAERYRQLQEKSGDKYLEEYEFRKWQDRHLGLSQSLRIWKILKDVALGKILQIDEETLKRFVQEGCELMEKRFIHGPDRPHADKSIRQLLQILDQNYVAARKLDPESGRVMNVVGNTAPDTFLRPGVTEAQIEELEKRLAQNPAPNAEDDKPMLPNGKLPEDYKEFLRISNGYFPEGNPDSGLLFSQEEVGTADCTFLCDDSMDLGFSLFPYDYTSIQGIDNIQLGHFDCFTIGIGGDEGTVILIPPTSVKPAIEAFEAAYAGASEENKRIYERGALDLYGGVDELRKLEWLCIKWEHWNTDQETWGGFKAHLEYCVDVAIKERKTEEGKAEKRERERRLRENIGQEDEAKGGKRKRKSSNKGEPNKATKVDAVEG; from the coding sequence ATGGCTTCCGCACCTCTACCACTACTCCCTTGGGACAAATCCTCTATTCTCTCCTCTAAACAGTCCTCTGACTCATACAAGTCTATTCAGAAGACAGCTGTAGATCTGTTTGCTCTCGGATATCCTGAGTATGCGAACCAACTCATCAACACTCTATGGAAGTACGGCCATGGCTTGGAATTCGACTACGCGTTTGCCGAAGACACGCTAAGATGCATATACTATGCATGGGACGCCACCGATACAATCCCGTCATTTGCTAAGAATCCTAGCTTAGAAAAGATCCTCAATGGCCCTATTTCTGGCGAACAAAACGAAAAACGGCAAAGAGTAGTGGTTGAAGGTTGGACCGATGGGCTTCCACAAGATATGCGAGAGAGGATACTCAAGGGATCTCTGCGTGACGAAGACCTGCATATCACAACGAAACGTCTGAGATCACTCTCCGATGATAGCGACCTTGTGCCTAAAACAGATTATTTTACCCTTGCGGCATTGGTAGAGGTTGCTGTGCTGGCAGGCAGGGATGATGTAGCGAAGGAGTTGGTGCGACATGAAATGGCAGAGCGATATCGTCAGCTACAAGAAAAGAGTGGAGACAAGTACTTAGAAGAGTACGAGTTCCGGAAATGGCAAGACAGACATCTGGGCCTATCACAATCTCTGCGCATATGGAAGATCCTCAAGGATGTTGCACTGGGAAAGATTCTGCAAATAGACGAAGAAACACTAAAGAGATTCGTCCAAGAGGGCTGTGAGCTTATGGAGAAACGCTTCATTCACGGACCGGATCGCCCTCACGCGGATAAGTCGATACGTCAACTACTTCAGATTCTTGACCAGAATTACGTTGCAGCACGCAAACTAGATCCCGAATCAGGCAGGGTGATGAACGTTGTTGGGAACACAGCGCCAGACACGTTCTTACGACCCGGTGTGACTGAAGCGCAGATCGAAGAGCTTGAGAAGCGACTGGCACAAAACCCAGCACCGAACGCGGAGGACGATAAACCGATGCTACCCAATGGAAAGCTACCCGAAGATTACAAGGAGTTTCTGCGCATATCTAACGGATACTTCCCCGAAGGTAATCCAGATTCTGGGTTGTTATTCAGCCAGGAAGAGGTTGGTACCGCAGATTGTACGTTTCTCTGCGACGATTCTATGGATTTAGGATTCTCGCTTTTCCCTTACGACTACACATCGATACAAGGCATCGATAACATACAACTCGGTCACTTCGACTGCTTCACCATCGGTATTGGCGGCGATGAAGGAACTGTCATTCTAATCCCCCCTACTTCGGTAAAGCCAGCCATAGAGGCCTTTGAAGCTGCATACGCTGGCGCGAGCGAGGAGAACAAGAGAATATACGAACGTGGAGCGCTAGACTTGTATGGAGGGGTAGACGAATTGAGGAAGTTGGAGTGGCTGTGTATCAAGTGGGAGCATTGGAACACAGATCAAGAGACTTGGGGCGGATTCAAGGCCCATTTAGAGTATTGCGTTGATGTAGCAATCAAGGAGAGAAAAACAGAAGAAGGAAAAGCAGAGAAAAGAGAACGGGAGCGCAGACTGAGAGAGAACATTGGACAAGAGGACGAGGCAAAGGGTGGGAAGAGAAAACGCAAAAGTTCGAATAAAGGTGAGCCAAACAAAGCCACCAAGGTTGATGCAGTTGAAGGCTAA